A single Dreissena polymorpha isolate Duluth1 chromosome 14, UMN_Dpol_1.0, whole genome shotgun sequence DNA region contains:
- the LOC127858050 gene encoding LIM domain-binding protein 2-like isoform X7, translating into MPSKILPSPMERDPGMQGRQAPYMGQPDYRMYELNKRLQQRSEDSDNLWWDAFATEFFEDEASLTLSFCLEDGPKRYTIGRTLIPRYFRSIFEGGVTDLYYILKHPKESFHNTSITLDCDVATMVTHHGKPMFTKVVTEGRLVLEFTFDDLMRIRSWHFATRQHRELIPRNIIAMQMGANEEPAMVEQLGKNITRQGLTNYTLNFLRLCVILEPMQELMSRHKAYGLTPRDCLKTTLFQKWQRMVSPPGKGNPQHGEMPNMHPQDMPGQKTKRKLSCSPQDDTTRQPGKRRKRKSSTGSAANVNSAVPPSGKQKRSPGPQGINSSVPGDVMVVGEPTLMGGEFGDEDERLITRLENQQYENSLNDEEKFNPNSPALQQHNSPWGGGGDKKPMIPTSGSNSMNDDAKTEQ; encoded by the exons GCGTCAGGCACCATACATGGGTCAGCCAGATTACCGGATGTACGAGTTGAACAAGAGGCTCCAGCAACGCTCAGAG GACAGTGACAACCTATGGTGGGATGCCTTTGCTACGGAATTCTTCGAAGATGAGGCCTCGCTCACACTTTCTTTTTGTCTGGAAGATGGACCCAAACGCTACA CCATAGGTCGAACGCTAATCCCCCGCTATTTTCGGAGCATATTCGAGGGCGGGGTTACTGATCTCTACTACATCCTGAAGCATCCGAAAGAGTCGTTCCATAATACGTCCATCACGTTAGACTGCGATGTCGCCACCATGGTCACCCATCACGGAAAACCCATGTTTACAAAG GTTGTAACGGAAGGCAGGCTAGTGTTAGAATTCACATTCGATGACCTGATGCGGATACGCTCGTGGCATTTCGCGACCCGTCAACATCGGGAGCTCATCCCCCGAAACATCATCGCAATGCAGATGGGGGCTAATGAG GAACCAGCAATGGTGGAACAGCTGGGGAAAAACATTACACGACAGGGTCTAACAAACTACACTCTTAACTTTCTTAGG TTATGTGTCATCTTGGAGCCGATGCAGGAACTGATGTCACGTCACAAAGCGTATGGACTAACACCTAGAGATTGCCTCAAGACGACTCTATTTCAGAAGTGGCAACGAATGGTGTCCCCACCCGGAAAAGGTAATCCCCAAC aTGGCGAAATGCCAAATATGCATCCTCAAGATATGCCTGGACAAAAGACAAAAA GAAAACTAAGTTGTTCACCACAAGATG ACACAACGCGGCAGCCAGGTAAGCGTCGTAAGCGGAAGTCGTCGACAGGAAGTGCAGCGAACGTGAACAGCGCGGTGCCCCCCTCAGGGAAACAGAAGCGGTCACCAGGGCCGCAGGGAATCAACTCATCAGTGCCTGGG GATGTTATGGTGGTTGGTGAGCCGACGTTAATGGGCGGGGAGTTCGGAGATGAAGACGAGAGATTAATAACGAGGCTGGAGAACCAGCAGTACGAAAACAGCCTGAACGACGAAGAGAAGTTCAACCCTAACTCTCCTGCTCTGCAGCAGCATAACAGCCCGTGGGGCGGTGGAGGAGATAAGAAACCAATGATACCTACGTCCGGGTCGAATTCCATGAACGATGACGCAAAAACTGAACAATGA
- the LOC127858050 gene encoding LIM domain-binding protein 2-like isoform X2, with amino-acid sequence MMNSGMVSMSHAHGMSMGSGGMPPGMMSGSGMPNSMSPCMPNTMGHGMHNSMGSPGMPPSNMGHMPGNMPPQMSGMGPGPGGPMHPRMSPGMSGPGMSPGMSPGMPHGVSPGMGPGPGQGMGMGGPQGVPGPPNGPPMSHGMGPGGPMMNSDPFYSSPFSMYSNRRQAPYMGQPDYRMYELNKRLQQRSEDSDNLWWDAFATEFFEDEASLTLSFCLEDGPKRYTIGRTLIPRYFRSIFEGGVTDLYYILKHPKESFHNTSITLDCDVATMVTHHGKPMFTKVVTEGRLVLEFTFDDLMRIRSWHFATRQHRELIPRNIIAMQMGANEEPAMVEQLGKNITRQGLTNYTLNFLRLCVILEPMQELMSRHKAYGLTPRDCLKTTLFQKWQRMVSPPGKDGEMPNMHPQDMPGQKTKRKLSCSPQDDTTRQPGKRRKRKSSTGSAANVNSAVPPSGKQKRSPGPQGINSSVPGDVMVVGEPTLMGGEFGDEDERLITRLENQQYENSLNDEEKFNPNSPALQQHNSPWGGGGDKKPMIPTSGSNSMNDDAKTEQ; translated from the exons ATGATGAACTCTGGTATGGTAAGCATGTCCCACGCCCATGGCATGTCCATGGGATCTGGGGGAATGCCTCCCGGAATGATGTCGGGGTCCGGTATGCCCAACAGCATGTCCCCATGTATGCCCAACACCATGGGACATGGCATGCACAACAGCATGGGCTCCCCGGGCATGCCCCCGAGCAACATGGGCCACATGCCCGGTAACATGCCCCCGCAGATGTCCGGTATGGGCCCTGGACCTGGTGGTCCGATGCATCCGCGAATGAGCCCTGGAATGTCTGGACCTGGAATGTCGCCCGGTATGAGTCCAGGAATGCCTCACGGGGTGTCTCCTGGAATGGGACCTGGTCCGGGTCAAGGGATGGGTATGGGGGGCCCGCAGGGGGTTCCCGGGCCTCCAAACGGGCCTCCAATGTCGCACGGGATGGGCCCTGGTGGTCCAATGATGAACTCTGATCCTTTTTACTCATCGCCGTTTTCTATGTATTCCAACAGGCGTCAGGCACCATACATGGGTCAGCCAGATTACCGGATGTACGAGTTGAACAAGAGGCTCCAGCAACGCTCAGAG GACAGTGACAACCTATGGTGGGATGCCTTTGCTACGGAATTCTTCGAAGATGAGGCCTCGCTCACACTTTCTTTTTGTCTGGAAGATGGACCCAAACGCTACA CCATAGGTCGAACGCTAATCCCCCGCTATTTTCGGAGCATATTCGAGGGCGGGGTTACTGATCTCTACTACATCCTGAAGCATCCGAAAGAGTCGTTCCATAATACGTCCATCACGTTAGACTGCGATGTCGCCACCATGGTCACCCATCACGGAAAACCCATGTTTACAAAG GTTGTAACGGAAGGCAGGCTAGTGTTAGAATTCACATTCGATGACCTGATGCGGATACGCTCGTGGCATTTCGCGACCCGTCAACATCGGGAGCTCATCCCCCGAAACATCATCGCAATGCAGATGGGGGCTAATGAG GAACCAGCAATGGTGGAACAGCTGGGGAAAAACATTACACGACAGGGTCTAACAAACTACACTCTTAACTTTCTTAGG TTATGTGTCATCTTGGAGCCGATGCAGGAACTGATGTCACGTCACAAAGCGTATGGACTAACACCTAGAGATTGCCTCAAGACGACTCTATTTCAGAAGTGGCAACGAATGGTGTCCCCACCCGGAAAAG aTGGCGAAATGCCAAATATGCATCCTCAAGATATGCCTGGACAAAAGACAAAAA GAAAACTAAGTTGTTCACCACAAGATG ACACAACGCGGCAGCCAGGTAAGCGTCGTAAGCGGAAGTCGTCGACAGGAAGTGCAGCGAACGTGAACAGCGCGGTGCCCCCCTCAGGGAAACAGAAGCGGTCACCAGGGCCGCAGGGAATCAACTCATCAGTGCCTGGG GATGTTATGGTGGTTGGTGAGCCGACGTTAATGGGCGGGGAGTTCGGAGATGAAGACGAGAGATTAATAACGAGGCTGGAGAACCAGCAGTACGAAAACAGCCTGAACGACGAAGAGAAGTTCAACCCTAACTCTCCTGCTCTGCAGCAGCATAACAGCCCGTGGGGCGGTGGAGGAGATAAGAAACCAATGATACCTACGTCCGGGTCGAATTCCATGAACGATGACGCAAAAACTGAACAATGA
- the LOC127858050 gene encoding LIM domain-binding protein 2-like isoform X3 — MMNSGMVSMSHAHGMSMGSGGMPPGMMSGSGMPNSMSPCMPNTMGHGMHNSMGSPGMPPSNMGHMPGNMPPQMSGMGPGPGGPMHPRMSPGMSGPGMSPGMSPGMPHGVSPGMGPGPGQGMGMGGPQGVPGPPNGPPMSHGMGPGGPMMNSDPFYSSPFSMYSNRRQAPYMGQPDYRMYELNKRLQQRSEDSDNLWWDAFATEFFEDEASLTLSFCLEDGPKRYTIGRTLIPRYFRSIFEGGVTDLYYILKHPKESFHNTSITLDCDVATMVTHHGKPMFTKVVTEGRLVLEFTFDDLMRIRSWHFATRQHRELIPRNIIAMQMGANEEPAMVEQLGKNITRQGLTNYTLNFLRLCVILEPMQELMSRHKAYGLTPRDCLKTTLFQKWQRMVSPPGKGNPQHGEMPNMHPQDMPGQKTKNTTRQPGKRRKRKSSTGSAANVNSAVPPSGKQKRSPGPQGINSSVPGDVMVVGEPTLMGGEFGDEDERLITRLENQQYENSLNDEEKFNPNSPALQQHNSPWGGGGDKKPMIPTSGSNSMNDDAKTEQ; from the exons ATGATGAACTCTGGTATGGTAAGCATGTCCCACGCCCATGGCATGTCCATGGGATCTGGGGGAATGCCTCCCGGAATGATGTCGGGGTCCGGTATGCCCAACAGCATGTCCCCATGTATGCCCAACACCATGGGACATGGCATGCACAACAGCATGGGCTCCCCGGGCATGCCCCCGAGCAACATGGGCCACATGCCCGGTAACATGCCCCCGCAGATGTCCGGTATGGGCCCTGGACCTGGTGGTCCGATGCATCCGCGAATGAGCCCTGGAATGTCTGGACCTGGAATGTCGCCCGGTATGAGTCCAGGAATGCCTCACGGGGTGTCTCCTGGAATGGGACCTGGTCCGGGTCAAGGGATGGGTATGGGGGGCCCGCAGGGGGTTCCCGGGCCTCCAAACGGGCCTCCAATGTCGCACGGGATGGGCCCTGGTGGTCCAATGATGAACTCTGATCCTTTTTACTCATCGCCGTTTTCTATGTATTCCAACAGGCGTCAGGCACCATACATGGGTCAGCCAGATTACCGGATGTACGAGTTGAACAAGAGGCTCCAGCAACGCTCAGAG GACAGTGACAACCTATGGTGGGATGCCTTTGCTACGGAATTCTTCGAAGATGAGGCCTCGCTCACACTTTCTTTTTGTCTGGAAGATGGACCCAAACGCTACA CCATAGGTCGAACGCTAATCCCCCGCTATTTTCGGAGCATATTCGAGGGCGGGGTTACTGATCTCTACTACATCCTGAAGCATCCGAAAGAGTCGTTCCATAATACGTCCATCACGTTAGACTGCGATGTCGCCACCATGGTCACCCATCACGGAAAACCCATGTTTACAAAG GTTGTAACGGAAGGCAGGCTAGTGTTAGAATTCACATTCGATGACCTGATGCGGATACGCTCGTGGCATTTCGCGACCCGTCAACATCGGGAGCTCATCCCCCGAAACATCATCGCAATGCAGATGGGGGCTAATGAG GAACCAGCAATGGTGGAACAGCTGGGGAAAAACATTACACGACAGGGTCTAACAAACTACACTCTTAACTTTCTTAGG TTATGTGTCATCTTGGAGCCGATGCAGGAACTGATGTCACGTCACAAAGCGTATGGACTAACACCTAGAGATTGCCTCAAGACGACTCTATTTCAGAAGTGGCAACGAATGGTGTCCCCACCCGGAAAAGGTAATCCCCAAC aTGGCGAAATGCCAAATATGCATCCTCAAGATATGCCTGGACAAAAGACAAAAA ACACAACGCGGCAGCCAGGTAAGCGTCGTAAGCGGAAGTCGTCGACAGGAAGTGCAGCGAACGTGAACAGCGCGGTGCCCCCCTCAGGGAAACAGAAGCGGTCACCAGGGCCGCAGGGAATCAACTCATCAGTGCCTGGG GATGTTATGGTGGTTGGTGAGCCGACGTTAATGGGCGGGGAGTTCGGAGATGAAGACGAGAGATTAATAACGAGGCTGGAGAACCAGCAGTACGAAAACAGCCTGAACGACGAAGAGAAGTTCAACCCTAACTCTCCTGCTCTGCAGCAGCATAACAGCCCGTGGGGCGGTGGAGGAGATAAGAAACCAATGATACCTACGTCCGGGTCGAATTCCATGAACGATGACGCAAAAACTGAACAATGA
- the LOC127858050 gene encoding LIM domain-binding protein 2-like isoform X4: MMNSGMVSMSHAHGMSMGSGGMPPGMMSGSGMPNSMSPCMPNTMGHGMHNSMGSPGMPPSNMGHMPGNMPPQMSGMGPGPGGPMHPRMSPGMSGPGMSPGMSPGMPHGVSPGMGPGPGQGMGMGGPQGVPGPPNGPPMSHGMGPGGPMMNSDPFYSSPFSMYSNRRQAPYMGQPDYRMYELNKRLQQRSEDSDNLWWDAFATEFFEDEASLTLSFCLEDGPKRYTIGRTLIPRYFRSIFEGGVTDLYYILKHPKESFHNTSITLDCDVATMVTHHGKPMFTKVVTEGRLVLEFTFDDLMRIRSWHFATRQHRELIPRNIIAMQMGANEEPAMVEQLGKNITRQGLTNYTLNFLRLCVILEPMQELMSRHKAYGLTPRDCLKTTLFQKWQRMVSPPGKDGEMPNMHPQDMPGQKTKNTTRQPGKRRKRKSSTGSAANVNSAVPPSGKQKRSPGPQGINSSVPGDVMVVGEPTLMGGEFGDEDERLITRLENQQYENSLNDEEKFNPNSPALQQHNSPWGGGGDKKPMIPTSGSNSMNDDAKTEQ, encoded by the exons ATGATGAACTCTGGTATGGTAAGCATGTCCCACGCCCATGGCATGTCCATGGGATCTGGGGGAATGCCTCCCGGAATGATGTCGGGGTCCGGTATGCCCAACAGCATGTCCCCATGTATGCCCAACACCATGGGACATGGCATGCACAACAGCATGGGCTCCCCGGGCATGCCCCCGAGCAACATGGGCCACATGCCCGGTAACATGCCCCCGCAGATGTCCGGTATGGGCCCTGGACCTGGTGGTCCGATGCATCCGCGAATGAGCCCTGGAATGTCTGGACCTGGAATGTCGCCCGGTATGAGTCCAGGAATGCCTCACGGGGTGTCTCCTGGAATGGGACCTGGTCCGGGTCAAGGGATGGGTATGGGGGGCCCGCAGGGGGTTCCCGGGCCTCCAAACGGGCCTCCAATGTCGCACGGGATGGGCCCTGGTGGTCCAATGATGAACTCTGATCCTTTTTACTCATCGCCGTTTTCTATGTATTCCAACAGGCGTCAGGCACCATACATGGGTCAGCCAGATTACCGGATGTACGAGTTGAACAAGAGGCTCCAGCAACGCTCAGAG GACAGTGACAACCTATGGTGGGATGCCTTTGCTACGGAATTCTTCGAAGATGAGGCCTCGCTCACACTTTCTTTTTGTCTGGAAGATGGACCCAAACGCTACA CCATAGGTCGAACGCTAATCCCCCGCTATTTTCGGAGCATATTCGAGGGCGGGGTTACTGATCTCTACTACATCCTGAAGCATCCGAAAGAGTCGTTCCATAATACGTCCATCACGTTAGACTGCGATGTCGCCACCATGGTCACCCATCACGGAAAACCCATGTTTACAAAG GTTGTAACGGAAGGCAGGCTAGTGTTAGAATTCACATTCGATGACCTGATGCGGATACGCTCGTGGCATTTCGCGACCCGTCAACATCGGGAGCTCATCCCCCGAAACATCATCGCAATGCAGATGGGGGCTAATGAG GAACCAGCAATGGTGGAACAGCTGGGGAAAAACATTACACGACAGGGTCTAACAAACTACACTCTTAACTTTCTTAGG TTATGTGTCATCTTGGAGCCGATGCAGGAACTGATGTCACGTCACAAAGCGTATGGACTAACACCTAGAGATTGCCTCAAGACGACTCTATTTCAGAAGTGGCAACGAATGGTGTCCCCACCCGGAAAAG aTGGCGAAATGCCAAATATGCATCCTCAAGATATGCCTGGACAAAAGACAAAAA ACACAACGCGGCAGCCAGGTAAGCGTCGTAAGCGGAAGTCGTCGACAGGAAGTGCAGCGAACGTGAACAGCGCGGTGCCCCCCTCAGGGAAACAGAAGCGGTCACCAGGGCCGCAGGGAATCAACTCATCAGTGCCTGGG GATGTTATGGTGGTTGGTGAGCCGACGTTAATGGGCGGGGAGTTCGGAGATGAAGACGAGAGATTAATAACGAGGCTGGAGAACCAGCAGTACGAAAACAGCCTGAACGACGAAGAGAAGTTCAACCCTAACTCTCCTGCTCTGCAGCAGCATAACAGCCCGTGGGGCGGTGGAGGAGATAAGAAACCAATGATACCTACGTCCGGGTCGAATTCCATGAACGATGACGCAAAAACTGAACAATGA
- the LOC127858050 gene encoding LIM domain-binding protein 2-like isoform X1 encodes MMNSGMVSMSHAHGMSMGSGGMPPGMMSGSGMPNSMSPCMPNTMGHGMHNSMGSPGMPPSNMGHMPGNMPPQMSGMGPGPGGPMHPRMSPGMSGPGMSPGMSPGMPHGVSPGMGPGPGQGMGMGGPQGVPGPPNGPPMSHGMGPGGPMMNSDPFYSSPFSMYSNRRQAPYMGQPDYRMYELNKRLQQRSEDSDNLWWDAFATEFFEDEASLTLSFCLEDGPKRYTIGRTLIPRYFRSIFEGGVTDLYYILKHPKESFHNTSITLDCDVATMVTHHGKPMFTKVVTEGRLVLEFTFDDLMRIRSWHFATRQHRELIPRNIIAMQMGANEEPAMVEQLGKNITRQGLTNYTLNFLRLCVILEPMQELMSRHKAYGLTPRDCLKTTLFQKWQRMVSPPGKGNPQHGEMPNMHPQDMPGQKTKRKLSCSPQDDTTRQPGKRRKRKSSTGSAANVNSAVPPSGKQKRSPGPQGINSSVPGDVMVVGEPTLMGGEFGDEDERLITRLENQQYENSLNDEEKFNPNSPALQQHNSPWGGGGDKKPMIPTSGSNSMNDDAKTEQ; translated from the exons ATGATGAACTCTGGTATGGTAAGCATGTCCCACGCCCATGGCATGTCCATGGGATCTGGGGGAATGCCTCCCGGAATGATGTCGGGGTCCGGTATGCCCAACAGCATGTCCCCATGTATGCCCAACACCATGGGACATGGCATGCACAACAGCATGGGCTCCCCGGGCATGCCCCCGAGCAACATGGGCCACATGCCCGGTAACATGCCCCCGCAGATGTCCGGTATGGGCCCTGGACCTGGTGGTCCGATGCATCCGCGAATGAGCCCTGGAATGTCTGGACCTGGAATGTCGCCCGGTATGAGTCCAGGAATGCCTCACGGGGTGTCTCCTGGAATGGGACCTGGTCCGGGTCAAGGGATGGGTATGGGGGGCCCGCAGGGGGTTCCCGGGCCTCCAAACGGGCCTCCAATGTCGCACGGGATGGGCCCTGGTGGTCCAATGATGAACTCTGATCCTTTTTACTCATCGCCGTTTTCTATGTATTCCAACAGGCGTCAGGCACCATACATGGGTCAGCCAGATTACCGGATGTACGAGTTGAACAAGAGGCTCCAGCAACGCTCAGAG GACAGTGACAACCTATGGTGGGATGCCTTTGCTACGGAATTCTTCGAAGATGAGGCCTCGCTCACACTTTCTTTTTGTCTGGAAGATGGACCCAAACGCTACA CCATAGGTCGAACGCTAATCCCCCGCTATTTTCGGAGCATATTCGAGGGCGGGGTTACTGATCTCTACTACATCCTGAAGCATCCGAAAGAGTCGTTCCATAATACGTCCATCACGTTAGACTGCGATGTCGCCACCATGGTCACCCATCACGGAAAACCCATGTTTACAAAG GTTGTAACGGAAGGCAGGCTAGTGTTAGAATTCACATTCGATGACCTGATGCGGATACGCTCGTGGCATTTCGCGACCCGTCAACATCGGGAGCTCATCCCCCGAAACATCATCGCAATGCAGATGGGGGCTAATGAG GAACCAGCAATGGTGGAACAGCTGGGGAAAAACATTACACGACAGGGTCTAACAAACTACACTCTTAACTTTCTTAGG TTATGTGTCATCTTGGAGCCGATGCAGGAACTGATGTCACGTCACAAAGCGTATGGACTAACACCTAGAGATTGCCTCAAGACGACTCTATTTCAGAAGTGGCAACGAATGGTGTCCCCACCCGGAAAAGGTAATCCCCAAC aTGGCGAAATGCCAAATATGCATCCTCAAGATATGCCTGGACAAAAGACAAAAA GAAAACTAAGTTGTTCACCACAAGATG ACACAACGCGGCAGCCAGGTAAGCGTCGTAAGCGGAAGTCGTCGACAGGAAGTGCAGCGAACGTGAACAGCGCGGTGCCCCCCTCAGGGAAACAGAAGCGGTCACCAGGGCCGCAGGGAATCAACTCATCAGTGCCTGGG GATGTTATGGTGGTTGGTGAGCCGACGTTAATGGGCGGGGAGTTCGGAGATGAAGACGAGAGATTAATAACGAGGCTGGAGAACCAGCAGTACGAAAACAGCCTGAACGACGAAGAGAAGTTCAACCCTAACTCTCCTGCTCTGCAGCAGCATAACAGCCCGTGGGGCGGTGGAGGAGATAAGAAACCAATGATACCTACGTCCGGGTCGAATTCCATGAACGATGACGCAAAAACTGAACAATGA
- the LOC127858050 gene encoding LIM domain-binding protein 2-like isoform X5, with amino-acid sequence MMNSGMVSMSHAHGMSMGSGGMPPGMMSGSGMPNSMSPCMPNTMGHGMHNSMGSPGMPPSNMGHMPGNMPPQMSGMGPGPGGPMHPRMSPGMSGPGMSPGMSPGMPHGVSPGMGPGPGQGMGMGGPQGVPGPPNGPPMSHGMGPGGPMMNSDPFYSSPFSMYSNRRQAPYMGQPDYRMYELNKRLQQRSEDSDNLWWDAFATEFFEDEASLTLSFCLEDGPKRYTIGRTLIPRYFRSIFEGGVTDLYYILKHPKESFHNTSITLDCDVATMVTHHGKPMFTKVVTEGRLVLEFTFDDLMRIRSWHFATRQHRELIPRNIIAMQMGANEEPAMVEQLGKNITRQGLTNYTLNFLRLCVILEPMQELMSRHKAYGLTPRDCLKTTLFQKWQRMVSPPGKGNPQHTTRQPGKRRKRKSSTGSAANVNSAVPPSGKQKRSPGPQGINSSVPGDVMVVGEPTLMGGEFGDEDERLITRLENQQYENSLNDEEKFNPNSPALQQHNSPWGGGGDKKPMIPTSGSNSMNDDAKTEQ; translated from the exons ATGATGAACTCTGGTATGGTAAGCATGTCCCACGCCCATGGCATGTCCATGGGATCTGGGGGAATGCCTCCCGGAATGATGTCGGGGTCCGGTATGCCCAACAGCATGTCCCCATGTATGCCCAACACCATGGGACATGGCATGCACAACAGCATGGGCTCCCCGGGCATGCCCCCGAGCAACATGGGCCACATGCCCGGTAACATGCCCCCGCAGATGTCCGGTATGGGCCCTGGACCTGGTGGTCCGATGCATCCGCGAATGAGCCCTGGAATGTCTGGACCTGGAATGTCGCCCGGTATGAGTCCAGGAATGCCTCACGGGGTGTCTCCTGGAATGGGACCTGGTCCGGGTCAAGGGATGGGTATGGGGGGCCCGCAGGGGGTTCCCGGGCCTCCAAACGGGCCTCCAATGTCGCACGGGATGGGCCCTGGTGGTCCAATGATGAACTCTGATCCTTTTTACTCATCGCCGTTTTCTATGTATTCCAACAGGCGTCAGGCACCATACATGGGTCAGCCAGATTACCGGATGTACGAGTTGAACAAGAGGCTCCAGCAACGCTCAGAG GACAGTGACAACCTATGGTGGGATGCCTTTGCTACGGAATTCTTCGAAGATGAGGCCTCGCTCACACTTTCTTTTTGTCTGGAAGATGGACCCAAACGCTACA CCATAGGTCGAACGCTAATCCCCCGCTATTTTCGGAGCATATTCGAGGGCGGGGTTACTGATCTCTACTACATCCTGAAGCATCCGAAAGAGTCGTTCCATAATACGTCCATCACGTTAGACTGCGATGTCGCCACCATGGTCACCCATCACGGAAAACCCATGTTTACAAAG GTTGTAACGGAAGGCAGGCTAGTGTTAGAATTCACATTCGATGACCTGATGCGGATACGCTCGTGGCATTTCGCGACCCGTCAACATCGGGAGCTCATCCCCCGAAACATCATCGCAATGCAGATGGGGGCTAATGAG GAACCAGCAATGGTGGAACAGCTGGGGAAAAACATTACACGACAGGGTCTAACAAACTACACTCTTAACTTTCTTAGG TTATGTGTCATCTTGGAGCCGATGCAGGAACTGATGTCACGTCACAAAGCGTATGGACTAACACCTAGAGATTGCCTCAAGACGACTCTATTTCAGAAGTGGCAACGAATGGTGTCCCCACCCGGAAAAGGTAATCCCCAAC ACACAACGCGGCAGCCAGGTAAGCGTCGTAAGCGGAAGTCGTCGACAGGAAGTGCAGCGAACGTGAACAGCGCGGTGCCCCCCTCAGGGAAACAGAAGCGGTCACCAGGGCCGCAGGGAATCAACTCATCAGTGCCTGGG GATGTTATGGTGGTTGGTGAGCCGACGTTAATGGGCGGGGAGTTCGGAGATGAAGACGAGAGATTAATAACGAGGCTGGAGAACCAGCAGTACGAAAACAGCCTGAACGACGAAGAGAAGTTCAACCCTAACTCTCCTGCTCTGCAGCAGCATAACAGCCCGTGGGGCGGTGGAGGAGATAAGAAACCAATGATACCTACGTCCGGGTCGAATTCCATGAACGATGACGCAAAAACTGAACAATGA